One Clarias gariepinus isolate MV-2021 ecotype Netherlands chromosome 5, CGAR_prim_01v2, whole genome shotgun sequence genomic region harbors:
- the rrp1 gene encoding ribosomal RNA processing protein 1 homolog B isoform X2 — protein sequence MAAAAAQEAEIILAQRLASNEKPVRTKALKMLRKYFNLRSQKAEGGFTSEDLLKIWKGLFYCLWMQDKPLLQEELSHRISGLIHSFHTTHTQLLYFATFLQTVKREWDGIDRLRMDKFFQLVRFMFRQVFEVLKRTDWETSVVDQFLKVFTEQLLASAARVPKGLMMHILDLYMTELAQVGSAELTAEQNLTFIQPFCKTMAKTKDRLLLTCISKNIFRTIVDHAPYAIEDLMRDLERGGEDSDSGQASGEEEEEDDMGEEDELKNNTLKKTNVKKVNGVSEGRGNGEVGTDDLDSDSVGSAEDDGVGAVLQFDYGAIADRLFELGSHMNTRNFNRTKMYNLVKTFRDLSEGVFPEIDEGESDESDECDASDDELFEKKSKKKKKRKSETAEEETVAKKVKAACPEDDSLKTARENLKMKPCVEQESDGEPQTETLTQKKTKKKNKKKKMNAGDTESRAQPEEKRPEEKQPEEKRPEEISEDTDACGEACSMSRKKKRKNKKPCSSSHEVVEDVTVQIHHAQKVVEDNRPTQNHLETAQTKKAKRKNHKSSLQKVELPAGTLEDPDKPTSEELDKHLRPTSEEDLTTRLKGSSTKNKKSKMSSSQEVDAASHDCCADNGAGDTPAPAVQVLRSKKGKKIMTPRKLQVEPVDAGVPEASSNGVHVSTHDHDACCQPQSVKKAKKKKQRPEPALEAAAVEEEACAQQAETPRKKKKIQKKQKAQSVEEVKEEPVVEKKAGAEEPHDDVSTPVKKGKKKRKLQTDGAGTPQRNTHAEEAMSGKKIKVSGGEVSTPVTQKKLKMDKASAKSDFVSFQGLINPPTPLFCKTKSQPSTPRTSIKAKFLTPKSETKKVTFGLKNNKTAEFRKMDRSLLVSPVGSSRVAFDPKKMPVSGVLKSPSLSPVISMKKPAAKKRATAADFF from the exons atggcagcagcagcagcgcagGAGGCAGAGATCATCCTGGCCCAGAGACTGGCCTCTAACGAGAAACCTGTCAGGACGAAGGCCTTAAAGATGCTCAGGAAGTACTTTAATCTGAGATCTCAGAAGGCTGAAG gTGGATTTACAAGTGAAGACCTGCTGAAGATCTGGAAAGGGCTGTTCTACTGCCTGTGGATGCAGGACAAGCCTCTACTACAG GAGGAACTTTCACACCGGATCTCAGGGCTGATCCACAGTTTCCACACGACACACACCC AGCTGCTGTATTTCGCGACGTTCCTGCAGACGGTGAAGAGGGAGTGGGACGGCATCGACAGACTGCGCATGGACAAGTTTTTCCAG CTGGTGCGCTTCATGTTCAGACAAGTGTTCGAGGTCCTGAAGAGGACGGACTGGGAGACCAG tgtggtGGATCAGTTTTTAAAGGTCTTCACAGAGCAGCTCTTAGCGAGCGCCGCCCGAGTCCCGAAAGGCCTGATGATGCACATCCTGGACCTCTACATGACCGAGTTGGCTCAGGTCGGCTCTGCTGAG CTGACCGCAGAACAGAACCTGACTTTCATCCAGCCTTTCTGCAAAAccatggccaagaccaaaga ccGCTTGCTGCTGACCTGCATCTCGAAGAACATCTTCAGGACGATCGTGGATCACGCGCCGTATGCGATCGAGGACCTGATGAGGGACCTGGAGCGAGGGGGAGAGGACTCCGACTCCGGTCAGGCGTctggggaggaagaggaggaagacgaCATGGGAGAGGAAGATGAGCTGAAGAACAACACGCTCAAGAAGACTAACGTGAAGAAGGTCAACG GCGTCTCTGAGGGTAGAGGAAACGGCGAGGTCGGTACAGACGACCTGGATTCAGACAGCGTGGGCTCTGCAGAGGATGACGGTGTGGGTGCGGTTCtacag TTTGACTACGGAGCGATAGCCGATCGCCTTTTCGAGTTGGGAAGCCACATGAACACGCGGAACTTCAACCGCACCAAGATGTACAACCTGGTGAAGAC TTTTCGGGATCTGAGTGAAG GCGTTTTCCCCGAAATAGACGAGGGTGAGAGTGACGAGAGTGATGAGTGTGACGCGTCGGATGATGAGCTGTTCGAGAAGAAgagcaaaaagaagaagaagagaaaaagtgAGACAGCAGAGGAGGAAACAGTGGCTAAGAAGGTTAAAG CAGCGTGTCCTGAGGACGACTCATTGAAGACAGCGAGAGAAAACCTTAAAATGAAACCTTGTGTTGAACAAGAATCTGATGGAGAGCCTCAGACTGAGACTCTAACGCAGAAGAAAactaagaagaaaaacaagaaaaagaagatgAACGCCGGAGACACGGAAAGCCGTGCACAGCCTGAGGAGAAACGGCCTGAGGAGAAACAGCCTGAGGAGAAACGGCCTGAGGAGATCTCGGAGGATACGGATGCGTGTGGAGAAGCCTGTAGCATGtcgagaaagaagaaaaggaaaaacaagaaACCATGCTCAAGCTCACATGAAGTTGTGGAAGACGTCACAGTCCAAATACACCACGCTCAGAAAGTGGTCGAGGACAACCGTCCCACCCAAAACCACCTGGAGACCGCCCAAACGAAGAAGGCGAAAAGAAAGAACCACAAGtccagcttacagaaagtagagTTACCTGCCGGGACGTTGGAGGATCCTGATAAACCCACCAGTGAGGAGCTCGACAAACATCTCCGTCCTACGTCTGAGGAAGACCTCACAACTAGACTGAAGGGAAGTTCCACCAAGAATAAGAAGAGCAAGATGTCCAGCTCTCAGGAAGTGGACGCGGCATCACACGACTGCTGTGCAGACAATGGAGCAGGAGATACACCAGCACCTGCTGTTCAAGTGCTGCGGTCAAAGAAAGGCAAGAAGATAATGACGCCGAGGAAGCTTCAGGTAGAGCCTGTAGATGCCGGGGTACCCGAGGCGTCCTCGAACGGCGTACACGTTTCTACTCATGATCATGATGCATGTTGTCAACCCCAGTCGGTAAAGAAAgccaagaaaaagaaacagcgTCCTGAGCCTGCGCTTGAAGCTGCTGCAGTAGAAGAAGAGGCTTGTGCACAACAGGCCGAGACGCCacggaaaaagaagaaaatccaGAAGAAACAAAAAGCTCAGTCTGTAGAAGAAGTTAAAGAAGAACCTGTTGTGGAGAAGAAAGCAGGAGCAGAAGAACCACATGATGACGTCAGCACACCTgtgaaaaaggggaaaaagaagaggaaactGCAGACGGACGGGGCAGGAACACCTCAGAGGAACACACACGCAGAGGAAGCGATGAGTGGAAAGAAGATCAAAGTCAGT GGAGGTGAGGTTTCCACACCAGTGACCCAGAAAAAGCTGAAGATGGACAAAGCCTCAGCAAAATCTGACTTTGTCTCCTTTCAGGGTCTAATAAACCCCCCGACTCCACTCTTCTGTAAAACCAAGTCCCAACCCAGCACACCTCGGACCAGCATCAAG gcgAAATTCCTGACTCCAAAATCAGAAACTAAGAAAGTGACCTTTGGGCTCAAGAACAATAAAACTGCTG
- the rrp1 gene encoding ribosomal RNA processing protein 1 homolog B isoform X1, with the protein MAAAAAQEAEIILAQRLASNEKPVRTKALKMLRKYFNLRSQKAEGGFTSEDLLKIWKGLFYCLWMQDKPLLQEELSHRISGLIHSFHTTHTQLLYFATFLQTVKREWDGIDRLRMDKFFQLVRFMFRQVFEVLKRTDWETSVVDQFLKVFTEQLLASAARVPKGLMMHILDLYMTELAQVGSAELTAEQNLTFIQPFCKTMAKTKDRLLLTCISKNIFRTIVDHAPYAIEDLMRDLERGGEDSDSGQASGEEEEEDDMGEEDELKNNTLKKTNVKKVNGVSEGRGNGEVGTDDLDSDSVGSAEDDGVGAVLQFDYGAIADRLFELGSHMNTRNFNRTKMYNLVKTFRDLSEGVFPEIDEGESDESDECDASDDELFEKKSKKKKKRKSETAEEETVAKKVKAACPEDDSLKTARENLKMKPCVEQESDGEPQTETLTQKKTKKKNKKKKMNAGDTESRAQPEEKRPEEKQPEEKRPEEISEDTDACGEACSMSRKKKRKNKKPCSSSHEVVEDVTVQIHHAQKVVEDNRPTQNHLETAQTKKAKRKNHKSSLQKVELPAGTLEDPDKPTSEELDKHLRPTSEEDLTTRLKGSSTKNKKSKMSSSQEVDAASHDCCADNGAGDTPAPAVQVLRSKKGKKIMTPRKLQVEPVDAGVPEASSNGVHVSTHDHDACCQPQSVKKAKKKKQRPEPALEAAAVEEEACAQQAETPRKKKKIQKKQKAQSVEEVKEEPVVEKKAGAEEPHDDVSTPVKKGKKKRKLQTDGAGTPQRNTHAEEAMSGKKIKVSQGGEVSTPVTQKKLKMDKASAKSDFVSFQGLINPPTPLFCKTKSQPSTPRTSIKAKFLTPKSETKKVTFGLKNNKTAEFRKMDRSLLVSPVGSSRVAFDPKKMPVSGVLKSPSLSPVISMKKPAAKKRATAADFF; encoded by the exons atggcagcagcagcagcgcagGAGGCAGAGATCATCCTGGCCCAGAGACTGGCCTCTAACGAGAAACCTGTCAGGACGAAGGCCTTAAAGATGCTCAGGAAGTACTTTAATCTGAGATCTCAGAAGGCTGAAG gTGGATTTACAAGTGAAGACCTGCTGAAGATCTGGAAAGGGCTGTTCTACTGCCTGTGGATGCAGGACAAGCCTCTACTACAG GAGGAACTTTCACACCGGATCTCAGGGCTGATCCACAGTTTCCACACGACACACACCC AGCTGCTGTATTTCGCGACGTTCCTGCAGACGGTGAAGAGGGAGTGGGACGGCATCGACAGACTGCGCATGGACAAGTTTTTCCAG CTGGTGCGCTTCATGTTCAGACAAGTGTTCGAGGTCCTGAAGAGGACGGACTGGGAGACCAG tgtggtGGATCAGTTTTTAAAGGTCTTCACAGAGCAGCTCTTAGCGAGCGCCGCCCGAGTCCCGAAAGGCCTGATGATGCACATCCTGGACCTCTACATGACCGAGTTGGCTCAGGTCGGCTCTGCTGAG CTGACCGCAGAACAGAACCTGACTTTCATCCAGCCTTTCTGCAAAAccatggccaagaccaaaga ccGCTTGCTGCTGACCTGCATCTCGAAGAACATCTTCAGGACGATCGTGGATCACGCGCCGTATGCGATCGAGGACCTGATGAGGGACCTGGAGCGAGGGGGAGAGGACTCCGACTCCGGTCAGGCGTctggggaggaagaggaggaagacgaCATGGGAGAGGAAGATGAGCTGAAGAACAACACGCTCAAGAAGACTAACGTGAAGAAGGTCAACG GCGTCTCTGAGGGTAGAGGAAACGGCGAGGTCGGTACAGACGACCTGGATTCAGACAGCGTGGGCTCTGCAGAGGATGACGGTGTGGGTGCGGTTCtacag TTTGACTACGGAGCGATAGCCGATCGCCTTTTCGAGTTGGGAAGCCACATGAACACGCGGAACTTCAACCGCACCAAGATGTACAACCTGGTGAAGAC TTTTCGGGATCTGAGTGAAG GCGTTTTCCCCGAAATAGACGAGGGTGAGAGTGACGAGAGTGATGAGTGTGACGCGTCGGATGATGAGCTGTTCGAGAAGAAgagcaaaaagaagaagaagagaaaaagtgAGACAGCAGAGGAGGAAACAGTGGCTAAGAAGGTTAAAG CAGCGTGTCCTGAGGACGACTCATTGAAGACAGCGAGAGAAAACCTTAAAATGAAACCTTGTGTTGAACAAGAATCTGATGGAGAGCCTCAGACTGAGACTCTAACGCAGAAGAAAactaagaagaaaaacaagaaaaagaagatgAACGCCGGAGACACGGAAAGCCGTGCACAGCCTGAGGAGAAACGGCCTGAGGAGAAACAGCCTGAGGAGAAACGGCCTGAGGAGATCTCGGAGGATACGGATGCGTGTGGAGAAGCCTGTAGCATGtcgagaaagaagaaaaggaaaaacaagaaACCATGCTCAAGCTCACATGAAGTTGTGGAAGACGTCACAGTCCAAATACACCACGCTCAGAAAGTGGTCGAGGACAACCGTCCCACCCAAAACCACCTGGAGACCGCCCAAACGAAGAAGGCGAAAAGAAAGAACCACAAGtccagcttacagaaagtagagTTACCTGCCGGGACGTTGGAGGATCCTGATAAACCCACCAGTGAGGAGCTCGACAAACATCTCCGTCCTACGTCTGAGGAAGACCTCACAACTAGACTGAAGGGAAGTTCCACCAAGAATAAGAAGAGCAAGATGTCCAGCTCTCAGGAAGTGGACGCGGCATCACACGACTGCTGTGCAGACAATGGAGCAGGAGATACACCAGCACCTGCTGTTCAAGTGCTGCGGTCAAAGAAAGGCAAGAAGATAATGACGCCGAGGAAGCTTCAGGTAGAGCCTGTAGATGCCGGGGTACCCGAGGCGTCCTCGAACGGCGTACACGTTTCTACTCATGATCATGATGCATGTTGTCAACCCCAGTCGGTAAAGAAAgccaagaaaaagaaacagcgTCCTGAGCCTGCGCTTGAAGCTGCTGCAGTAGAAGAAGAGGCTTGTGCACAACAGGCCGAGACGCCacggaaaaagaagaaaatccaGAAGAAACAAAAAGCTCAGTCTGTAGAAGAAGTTAAAGAAGAACCTGTTGTGGAGAAGAAAGCAGGAGCAGAAGAACCACATGATGACGTCAGCACACCTgtgaaaaaggggaaaaagaagaggaaactGCAGACGGACGGGGCAGGAACACCTCAGAGGAACACACACGCAGAGGAAGCGATGAGTGGAAAGAAGATCAAAGTCAGT CAGGGAGGTGAGGTTTCCACACCAGTGACCCAGAAAAAGCTGAAGATGGACAAAGCCTCAGCAAAATCTGACTTTGTCTCCTTTCAGGGTCTAATAAACCCCCCGACTCCACTCTTCTGTAAAACCAAGTCCCAACCCAGCACACCTCGGACCAGCATCAAG gcgAAATTCCTGACTCCAAAATCAGAAACTAAGAAAGTGACCTTTGGGCTCAAGAACAATAAAACTGCTG
- the rrp1 gene encoding ribosomal RNA processing protein 1 homolog B isoform X3 yields the protein MAAAAAQEAEIILAQRLASNEKPVRTKALKMLRKYFNLRSQKAEGGFTSEDLLKIWKGLFYCLWMQDKPLLQEELSHRISGLIHSFHTTHTQLLYFATFLQTVKREWDGIDRLRMDKFFQLVRFMFRQVFEVLKRTDWETSVVDQFLKVFTEQLLASAARVPKGLMMHILDLYMTELAQVGSAELTAEQNLTFIQPFCKTMAKTKDRLLLTCISKNIFRTIVDHAPYAIEDLMRDLERGGEDSDSGQASGEEEEEDDMGEEDELKNNTLKKTNVKKVNGVSEGRGNGEVGTDDLDSDSVGSAEDDGVGAVLQFDYGAIADRLFELGSHMNTRNFNRTKMYNLVKTFRDLSEGVFPEIDEGESDESDECDASDDELFEKKSKKKKKRKSETAEEETVAKKVKACPEDDSLKTARENLKMKPCVEQESDGEPQTETLTQKKTKKKNKKKKMNAGDTESRAQPEEKRPEEKQPEEKRPEEISEDTDACGEACSMSRKKKRKNKKPCSSSHEVVEDVTVQIHHAQKVVEDNRPTQNHLETAQTKKAKRKNHKSSLQKVELPAGTLEDPDKPTSEELDKHLRPTSEEDLTTRLKGSSTKNKKSKMSSSQEVDAASHDCCADNGAGDTPAPAVQVLRSKKGKKIMTPRKLQVEPVDAGVPEASSNGVHVSTHDHDACCQPQSVKKAKKKKQRPEPALEAAAVEEEACAQQAETPRKKKKIQKKQKAQSVEEVKEEPVVEKKAGAEEPHDDVSTPVKKGKKKRKLQTDGAGTPQRNTHAEEAMSGKKIKVSQGGEVSTPVTQKKLKMDKASAKSDFVSFQGLINPPTPLFCKTKSQPSTPRTSIKAKFLTPKSETKKVTFGLKNNKTAEFRKMDRSLLVSPVGSSRVAFDPKKMPVSGVLKSPSLSPVISMKKPAAKKRATAADFF from the exons atggcagcagcagcagcgcagGAGGCAGAGATCATCCTGGCCCAGAGACTGGCCTCTAACGAGAAACCTGTCAGGACGAAGGCCTTAAAGATGCTCAGGAAGTACTTTAATCTGAGATCTCAGAAGGCTGAAG gTGGATTTACAAGTGAAGACCTGCTGAAGATCTGGAAAGGGCTGTTCTACTGCCTGTGGATGCAGGACAAGCCTCTACTACAG GAGGAACTTTCACACCGGATCTCAGGGCTGATCCACAGTTTCCACACGACACACACCC AGCTGCTGTATTTCGCGACGTTCCTGCAGACGGTGAAGAGGGAGTGGGACGGCATCGACAGACTGCGCATGGACAAGTTTTTCCAG CTGGTGCGCTTCATGTTCAGACAAGTGTTCGAGGTCCTGAAGAGGACGGACTGGGAGACCAG tgtggtGGATCAGTTTTTAAAGGTCTTCACAGAGCAGCTCTTAGCGAGCGCCGCCCGAGTCCCGAAAGGCCTGATGATGCACATCCTGGACCTCTACATGACCGAGTTGGCTCAGGTCGGCTCTGCTGAG CTGACCGCAGAACAGAACCTGACTTTCATCCAGCCTTTCTGCAAAAccatggccaagaccaaaga ccGCTTGCTGCTGACCTGCATCTCGAAGAACATCTTCAGGACGATCGTGGATCACGCGCCGTATGCGATCGAGGACCTGATGAGGGACCTGGAGCGAGGGGGAGAGGACTCCGACTCCGGTCAGGCGTctggggaggaagaggaggaagacgaCATGGGAGAGGAAGATGAGCTGAAGAACAACACGCTCAAGAAGACTAACGTGAAGAAGGTCAACG GCGTCTCTGAGGGTAGAGGAAACGGCGAGGTCGGTACAGACGACCTGGATTCAGACAGCGTGGGCTCTGCAGAGGATGACGGTGTGGGTGCGGTTCtacag TTTGACTACGGAGCGATAGCCGATCGCCTTTTCGAGTTGGGAAGCCACATGAACACGCGGAACTTCAACCGCACCAAGATGTACAACCTGGTGAAGAC TTTTCGGGATCTGAGTGAAG GCGTTTTCCCCGAAATAGACGAGGGTGAGAGTGACGAGAGTGATGAGTGTGACGCGTCGGATGATGAGCTGTTCGAGAAGAAgagcaaaaagaagaagaagagaaaaagtgAGACAGCAGAGGAGGAAACAGTGGCTAAGAAGGTTAAAG CGTGTCCTGAGGACGACTCATTGAAGACAGCGAGAGAAAACCTTAAAATGAAACCTTGTGTTGAACAAGAATCTGATGGAGAGCCTCAGACTGAGACTCTAACGCAGAAGAAAactaagaagaaaaacaagaaaaagaagatgAACGCCGGAGACACGGAAAGCCGTGCACAGCCTGAGGAGAAACGGCCTGAGGAGAAACAGCCTGAGGAGAAACGGCCTGAGGAGATCTCGGAGGATACGGATGCGTGTGGAGAAGCCTGTAGCATGtcgagaaagaagaaaaggaaaaacaagaaACCATGCTCAAGCTCACATGAAGTTGTGGAAGACGTCACAGTCCAAATACACCACGCTCAGAAAGTGGTCGAGGACAACCGTCCCACCCAAAACCACCTGGAGACCGCCCAAACGAAGAAGGCGAAAAGAAAGAACCACAAGtccagcttacagaaagtagagTTACCTGCCGGGACGTTGGAGGATCCTGATAAACCCACCAGTGAGGAGCTCGACAAACATCTCCGTCCTACGTCTGAGGAAGACCTCACAACTAGACTGAAGGGAAGTTCCACCAAGAATAAGAAGAGCAAGATGTCCAGCTCTCAGGAAGTGGACGCGGCATCACACGACTGCTGTGCAGACAATGGAGCAGGAGATACACCAGCACCTGCTGTTCAAGTGCTGCGGTCAAAGAAAGGCAAGAAGATAATGACGCCGAGGAAGCTTCAGGTAGAGCCTGTAGATGCCGGGGTACCCGAGGCGTCCTCGAACGGCGTACACGTTTCTACTCATGATCATGATGCATGTTGTCAACCCCAGTCGGTAAAGAAAgccaagaaaaagaaacagcgTCCTGAGCCTGCGCTTGAAGCTGCTGCAGTAGAAGAAGAGGCTTGTGCACAACAGGCCGAGACGCCacggaaaaagaagaaaatccaGAAGAAACAAAAAGCTCAGTCTGTAGAAGAAGTTAAAGAAGAACCTGTTGTGGAGAAGAAAGCAGGAGCAGAAGAACCACATGATGACGTCAGCACACCTgtgaaaaaggggaaaaagaagaggaaactGCAGACGGACGGGGCAGGAACACCTCAGAGGAACACACACGCAGAGGAAGCGATGAGTGGAAAGAAGATCAAAGTCAGT CAGGGAGGTGAGGTTTCCACACCAGTGACCCAGAAAAAGCTGAAGATGGACAAAGCCTCAGCAAAATCTGACTTTGTCTCCTTTCAGGGTCTAATAAACCCCCCGACTCCACTCTTCTGTAAAACCAAGTCCCAACCCAGCACACCTCGGACCAGCATCAAG gcgAAATTCCTGACTCCAAAATCAGAAACTAAGAAAGTGACCTTTGGGCTCAAGAACAATAAAACTGCTG